The genomic segment gaaagagtaatatatagtcagaaaggggttgggtttgagctgagtattgtcctgcaaaagtattgtcctgtaagtatcaagataatgtgctaatgaggatatggtatgttaatatggaaccattgtatcctgaagtgatctgttaatgtgtgtaatccaaaactaatctgtatggctattgttgaatgttgtctttgtctagaggtttttcagggcaggaagccaagccttattcattcttaaactctcctcttttctgttaaagttgtgctgatgtttgtgaatttcaatggcttctctgtgcaatctgacaaaatagttggtagaactgtccagtctttcagtgtcttggaataagaccctgtgtcctgtttgtgtcagtccatgttcagccactgctgatttctcaggttggccaagtctgcagtatctttcatgttcttttatccttgtttgtatgctgcgttttgtggtcccgatgtaaacttctccacagctgcaaggtatacgatatactcctgcagaggtgagggggtctcttttgtcttttgctgatcgtagcatttgttgtattttcttggtgggtttaaacactgtttgtaggttatgttttttcaaaagtttctccatcctatcagtgactcctttaataaatggcaagaatacctttcctatgggagactgtttttcttgagttttctgatttttgtttggttcaatggcccttctgatttcattcttggagtagccgtttgctagcagtgcgtgatttagatggttagtttcttccttgagaaactgtggttcacagatccgtcttgcacggtccattaatgttttgattattcctcttttctgtcgggggtgcacattttgtcagattgcacagagaagccattgaaattcacaaacatcagcacaactttaacagaaaagaggagagtttaagaatgaataaggcttggcttcctgccctgaaaaacctccagacaaagacaacattcaacaatagccatacagattagttttggattacacacattaacagatcacttcaggatacaatggttccatattaacataccatatcctcattagcacattatcttgatacttacaggacaatacttttgcaggacaatactcagctcaaacccaacccctttctgactatatattactctttctacacccttgacactgagagacactgtccttcagtgttactactctgaagatgcctgccacagttgctggcgaaacgtcaggaaagaaaattccaagaccacggttacacagcccggataacctacaagaaccaatgactctgaccgtgaaagccttcgacaataattgaaggtttatttacttgtttccatattttggctatcacaattctggcagcagcaaaactatattgacaagtAATCCTGTCCTGGTCAGAAATATCTTTTGGTGGGATTCCCAACAAACAAAATGATGGCTTCCTTTTTATACTAATCAGAAATACTTTTAACAGGTGAAGAGTTAAAACTTTAAAGCATTGGCTACTTTGTCAATTACTGCATTCAATGTACAGGTGCTACATTTCTATTTCTCCTCATTTTGAATGATAAGTAAATAAAGGTTCATTCTTTTGTTCTCATTTTTTTCTGACTTGAATGGGTAGGGAAGGGCTGCTGAGTCCTAGTTTGCCCAGGGCACCACAAACGTTCGGGCCAGGAGGTCCAGAGAGGGGCCAGTCCATGGCTCAGTGATCGAGCATtggctttgcacgcagaagattCCAGATTCATTCGCTGGGGTCTCCAAGCAAGGATCCTGTGGAAGAAAGTGCTGGGAAAGGCCAGCCTCAGCCTGAGAAATGTCTTTTCCTGAAGATCTACAGCCAGTCAGAGCAGTTCATGTTGGGTTTGAGGGACCAGTGGCCAGAAACTGCAGGATCGAGTCTGATTTTTGCCCTTTTGGGCCACGCTGATCCAGTAAGGAACTCAGGCACAGGAATTGAACTGAAACTACCCACAcgtggtatgccaataaaggtattgaaattgaactACCTACATGCTTTATTAAGCACAACACTCGGTACTCCTCAGAATACAGTGAATTTAGAAACCATGAATGTTGAGATTAGAACCCCACACACAATGAAGAAGCagcaaaaatactgaataaaatggaaacCTCAAGGCCTAGAGGAAATAAAATTGCATGATACAgacaaaacactttaaaaaattaatcataTGTCCTAATAGAAAGACCTGGAAATATTTCGCCCTCTAGCAGCCCATCCCCTCTTCCCTGACCAATCAAAAGGGCAGCCCCTGAAAGTTACTCTAAGGTTATTTCTATATAACTGAAGAGGGGTCCATCAGCACGAAGGGAGGCAGGGTATCAGAGAGCCCCCAACTCACCTCAGGCAACATCCTTGGATTCTGTTCTTAGAGGAGGGAGCCCCCTCGCCCGGGGTGAGCACAGAGGAGCGCAGGCCATTTCTCCACCCTGttatcttcccttctcctccttttaTTCCAGGGACAAGATGGCAGCTCTATTCATATCATCGTCTGGTGCACAAGGACTGATTGGATCAAGGCTTCACCTTCTTTATGCCTCTGCCACAGCTTCGCTGCagtctccatccaaattctcaccagGACCCCAGACACTGTTTCTCAACCCCTTTTGGAAGTTTACACAGATGGAAAGTTGATTTCATGCATCATGGATTAATCCAGAAGAGACCGATTGAGGCTTCTTTGGAGCAGAACAAGATCCACACTGTGGCTCTTGCATGTGGGCAACACTGGATTACTCCAAGCCCCATTTATATTGTATGGCTGCAAGCTCACCCCTTAATCACTCTGAAGCACCAGGCAAACTCACAGCAGTTTACAAGAATGCCATTTGCATTCTGCTGCCTGGACATCAAGCGGTGCTTTCTCCGTTCACCCAGATAAATGCCGGCCCAAGTATCTGCTGCAGCCTCCCCTGCATGCAAACCCTTTTTAATTCCAGTGTCTTATGCTGATCCTCCCCTCAGTTATGGTCCATCTCCCaagtcctgctctctgtgcccccccccccaaatacagaGGCAGGTGGTCAACTGAGATgggacattttcagtggtggccctctaaaggaggggtggggaaccattttcctgccaagggccattcgcacatttataacatctttcgggggccataccaggtgtacatctcccggtggggggggagaggctagggttgctaggtctccagccaccacctggaggttggcaaccccaggagaggccacagagagaaggcctgcagggcgcccccgctcccccctcccaggtgggagggcagccagcggtgagccccagaaaacgaggcaccaggggggcgcagcccacagtcgattggcaagggaggaagggaggaaggaaaacagagaaagaggaaaagggaggaagagagagaaagggagaaagaaatggagagaggaggagaaagaaagaaagaaaaggacggagggagacaaagaaagagacagaaaaagagggagaaagagagggagagaaaggggaaagagtgacagaaaaagaggaagagagaaaaacctcctcccccccccacacacacacccgcgcatgccggcctgcacgaccgggccccagcctccccacctccccacctcccccgcccacacacacacacacacacacacacacacccggtggcgCATGGAtccccaagcaaccgggccccagtctccatgccctcccccctcaGAGTCTATAAAAAAACCCCAAGCCCAATCAGCTctcgcatgcatgctctgccaccgggagccgctggcctctcccccccgccccgctgctcaacagtcgacaggcagcgagaggggcttacaatgtgccacagcgttcctgcatgctgcagctgtagggggcagccttgggggaagcgtccctccccatcccctctcgccgaccaacaactgacagtcagtgagaggaggtccaaagggcgctacaagggcgctgtaagccgtggccccaggaacaccttcagggagggccgccctgcgccccgcctccgcggcagggttcccggaggtcccgagggccacaaaaaatgtcctcgggggccgcatacggctcccgggcctgaggttccccacccctgctctaaagcttCCTTGGAGCCCCCCTTAATCACTCTgaagcaccaggccaaaacattgctTTTCAACCAGGCTTTAACTTAGAGTGGGTTTTatatttttagctgttttatagTCTGCTTCTCTCTTGAGGACAATTCTGTGTTCATGGTGTTCTTATCCCGCCCCCCTGGCTTCTTAAAATTTGAATGCTGAGTATCTATGCATTGTTTACTCTTTTACGGCATTGTGGATTTTTATGAGCTTTCTCAAACAAGTACCTGGTgaggcagcaaataaataaataaaagttgaaTAAAGACCAGCACTGTATAAATCTTTCCCACCAAGCTAAGGTACAAACAAGCTAGCATTTTCTTCCCCATTTTAACTTCTCTTTCACACTTCAGAAAGATCTCCTGGCCATTCTCCCACACAGGGAATAGAATCCCTAGCCCAGACAGAGCCACCAGGACACAGTATCTTAGCACCCGCCAAAGGCAGACAAGATCCAACATCCCAGTCTGACAACATCTATTTCGTCTCTGACCACTAAgggcttctctctctctgaagATATCCCACAACCCTCCCAGGATGGGAAAAGTGCTGATGGATCCCCCAACAATCGAGTTCTTACTTACAGTCCCAATTTGGTTAAAAAATGCTTCAATATGATTCCTGTGTCTATGTAGGATACTTTCTTACCTCACCCTTCCTTGAGGAGCTGAGAACACCCCATTAGGTGACCTCATTAAAAAGCCTGTTTTGGCTCTCTGCCCCTTAGCCTTCCTTGGCCATTCACCTGATCAATCCTCAATGACCCTCTACAGGAGTGCTCTTTTAAGTTTACAATCTGTCATTTTACTAATACCAATACTTTGGGAGCACTATGCATGCAAAAAGCCTTCCGTTCCCTGCATATGAACTCGATCCACTCCCCTACTGAGAGACATCATTGCAAGAGCCTTATCACTGTCCTTCTAGGGAGGAGggaaaaccaaaggggttgagctaaacactatctaatataacaacaattaattttttattatacattgtgcacaattgtatttaaaaacacagggcctaaaatagaAGGAGCCATTTCCGCCTTTAGCGCCTGAGAATCGAgcaacaggggacctttaacagAGAGGCAACCTTCTGACTATTGTCCTCCATTACTTTGATGCAATAGTCTTTGTACAcatgccttggggtgggggtagaAAAGCCCATGTGATGTCCTGCCTCTGTGATGGAATGTGCTCCGGACATAACAGGCAGACACACTCTCTCAAACATAACCCAAAGATCCCCCTTCATTGCACTTTTGGCTTTCAAGGGAGTGCCTTTCAAAATAACTAAGAGAAGAATGGAGATCAAATTGGAGTGTCTCAACTGAGGAGAAGCCAGGGGCcttacactgagcattcaaaagacttttcttttctgtgggttcttagatgccgttcaAGATTGCATCTgttactgaatctctttccacactctgagcattgaaaaggtttctcccctgtgtgggttctttgatgagtttgaagactgccacgctgactgaatctctttccacactctgagcattgaaaaggtttctcccccttgtgagttctttgatgccgCTGAAGATTACCACtctgattgaatctctttccacactctgagcattcaaaacgtTTCTCCCCTGCATGTATTTTTTGATGTTGTTGAAGACTGcaattctgactgaatctctttccacactctgagcattcaaatggtttctcccccgtgtgagtTGTTTCATGCGTTTGAAGATAGCgcctgtgactgaatctctttccacactctgagcactgaaaaggtttctcccctgtgtgagttgtttgatgctcttgaagattgccactatgcctgaatctctttccacactctgagcattcaaaaggtttctcccctgtgtgggttctttgatgcctttggagattaccactctgactgaatctctttccacactctgagcattcaaaacgtttctcccctgtgtgggttatTTGATGCACTTGAAGACCGCTACGCTGACTGAATCCCTTTCCACACTTTGAGCactgaaaaggtttctcccctgtgtgggttctttgatgcatttGAAGACTGCCATGCTGACTGAatccctttccacactctgagcactgaaaaggtttctcccccgtgtgggttcTCTGATGCATTTGAAGACTACTACTctcactaaatctctttccacacacagagcattgaaaaggtttctcccctctgtgcgttctttgatgcctttgaagattgccaatcaaactgaatctctttccacactctgagcactgaaaaggtttctcccctgtatgggttctttcATGCATGTGAAGATATAgcctgtgactgaatctctttccacactcagagcattgaaaaggtttctcccctgtgtgcgttctttgatgcctttgaagactgccacgctgactgaatctctttccacactctgagcattcaaaatgtTTCTCGCCTGTGTGGCTTCTTTGGTGCATTTGAAGATTACCActatgactgaatctctttccacactctgagcattcaaacggtttctcccccgtgtgggttcTGTAGTGCTCTTGAAGACTGGCAtgccgactgaatctctttccacactctgagcattcaaaaggtttctcccctgtgtgggttatttgatgcctttgaagagtgCCAAtgaaactgaatctctttccacactctgagcattgaaaaagtttctcctctgtgtgtgttttttggtgcacaaggaggtgtgatctgtatttgaagtactttccacaccaAAAGCATTTACATCCCTTCATTATACTGTGCTTCGGTATATGTACATTACCCTTTCTTCCACCAGAGAAGGTAATTCCACTCTCTAAGCAGATTaatggcttctctcctgaatgaatcctttggtgttgaacaaagtctgatttctgtgagaagctTTTGCCACAGTCTAAGCAGctataaggtttctctcctgtgtgtgttctttgatgcctgaggagctctgctctgcaaaggaagctctttTCGCACTCCAAGCActgatgggtcttctttccactgtgcatttgcaaatgaatATGATATTGGGTTTGCTCCGAGAAAgtcattccacactccaagcacttatatgcttcctctgCCATGTGGATTAGTTCAAGGCAATCCTGCACTTGGCGAGGAATGGGTTTATCGGTCTTTTCGACCATGTGCACTCCTTTCTGCCTGTTAAGTCTTCCTTGATTCCTGAAGTTTCCTTTCAAACCTTCAGTCTTCAttttatctggcaatagctgatgcagTTCCTCATCATCCTCactccactgatcatcccctgctggaataaaaagagagatcCTGTTAACACCCACACAAGGAGGTCTGATCTTCCCTTGAAATTCCATCTACAcacaaaacatttcagtggctGTTTCCAGCTATACACTGAAGAATACATTAACATACATTTTAATGGGACATGAAAGCCTGCAGCATCAGAAAGGTTTGGTTTGCCATCTAACGATTTATACAGCTCCCACacaattctttgatgtgaagtaagggccaATATCCAACTGAACGTCTTTCTACTCTCCACACAATCATACAGTTTCTCTCCTGAGGAAATTTGTTTCTCGGAAATAACACTCATGTTCTTATGGAAGGTCTTTCCGAAGGCCAtactttcatttttgtttttcctgGAGCGGATTCTCTAATTAGCAAGGAGGCCTTTgtcctttttgtttcatttgactgCTCACTAATTGGTGTGCATTTCCTTTTTCataccttctccccaccccaaatgatCTGCTGGTCACATGTTATCCCCAGCCATACCTCCCAGGTGAGTAGTTGTTATATTCTGcctatctctcccctccccaaacttcccaTATACACTTGACGGGGGGAAAGTGGCAAAGAATCACTCTCCCACCATTCACACGTGACTTGCTGTGTAGCTCTATTGAGTCTCTGTTATTGATGATTAAACAGAAGAGAGAggtgttataccctgcttttctctaccttaaagagtctcaatGCAGCTTGCAAATcgcattcctttcccctccccacaacagacactttttgaggtagatggggctgagagagttcagagagaaatgtggcTGGCccctggtcacccagcaggcctcatatggaggagcggggaatcaacgccctttctccagattagagttcacgaCTCTTAATCActaagccatgctggctctccacaagaaCTCACCAACATATCGAGTTCTGCAGCTGCACAGAGTTTCCTTCTAGTTGTGATGTAGATCATAAAGTGCTGGTTTTGAGACTTCACTGAGTGAACCACAcagttcaaaggggaccccccaTTGTTTTGGGACAAGGTGCCAGTTGTTGGGAGGGCAGGTAAGGCATCTAGGTGACGGCTGTAGGAAAGGGCCTCTGGCCTCCTCCAGCTTTTCTGTTCATGAGtaaccccccacccctttctatgGAATATCCAATATTTAAGGATACAGCAGCCCCTCAAGAGCCACAGCTGAGCTCAGCCCCGGAATGAGCTTCGGAGCTCCCAGACTtcagagagggaaagagggagagagagaaagattaaagcccacaatccCAACCAGTGCAAGGGGGACGGATCCATTCCAGATGAGGGGATGACCGAAATCCCATCTGGAGGACAAGTGTGTTgtaatggttggcaactgagAGTCTTTCGGGGTCCTCTCAGTCCCATATTGGCATCAGGCCAGGACACCCTCTCTGGCTTGGCTGATGGCAGCACTGGCCTCTGTTGCCCCGGGCAAATCAGGAGGTTAGGGTTGCTATGCTCGGCCATGCTGAATAA from the Euleptes europaea isolate rEulEur1 chromosome 1, rEulEur1.hap1, whole genome shotgun sequence genome contains:
- the LOC130478501 gene encoding oocyte zinc finger protein XlCOF6-like; the encoded protein is MEEQDPEGSGLGKRARIGPRLVQAGSGFKFWEREIWDQEPVNSDVHCRRFRQFGYYEADGPREMWSPYVKVEAKCSETERALSEEGQQAQAQEHAQDALSRAGDDQWSEDDEELHQLLPDKMKTEGLKGNFRNQGRLNRQKGVHMVEKTDKPIPRQVQDCLELIHMAEEAYKCLECGMTFSEQTQYHIHLQMHSGKKTHQCLECEKSFLCRAELLRHQRTHTGEKPYSCLDCGKSFSQKSDFVQHQRIHSGEKPLICLEKEKLFQCSECGKRFSFIGTLQRHQITHTGEKPFECSECGKRFSRHASLQEHYRTHTGEKPFECSECGKRFSHSGNLQMHQRSHTGEKHFECSECGKRFSQRGSLQRHQRTHTGEKPFQCSECGKRFSHRLYLHMHERTHTGEKPFQCSECGKRFSLIGNLQRHQRTHRGEKPFQCSVCGKRFSESSSLQMHQRTHTGEKPFQCSECGKGFSQHGSLQMHQRTHTGEKPFQCSKCGKGFSQRSGLQVHQITHTGEKRFECSECGKRFSQSGNLQRHQRTHTGEKPFECSECGKRFRHSGNLQEHQTTHTGEKPFQCSECGKRFSHRRYLQTHETTHTGEKPFECSECGKRFSQNCSLQQHQKIHAGEKRFECSECGKRFNQSGNLQRHQRTHKGEKPFQCSECGKRFSQRGSLQTHQRTHTGEKPFQCSECGKRFSNRSCHFIALNNAQLNKIYSFTI